The following coding sequences lie in one Polynucleobacter sp. HIN7 genomic window:
- a CDS encoding NAD(P)H-dependent oxidoreductase, which yields MSLYQQLLQRAAEQKPIRIGLIGAGKFGSMYLAQIPRTPGVQLVAVADLMPALAKQNLCNVGWDATQLEASSIDSALRERTCYVTDDWQAIVQHPAVDVVVECTGNPIAAVEHCLRAFSEGKHVVNVTVEADAFCGPLLAKKARDANVIYSLAFGDQPALICDLVDWARTCGFPVVAAGRGHQWLPHYADSTPETVWNYYGLTTEQAKRGGLNPKMFNSFLDGSKPAIESTAVANATGLAVPSNGLLYPPASVEDIPVVTRPISEGGHLERKGMVEVISSLEKDGRKIPYDIRMGVWVTVEAETDYIKNCFEEYKAHTDPSGRYFTLYKRWHLIGLEVGLSVASVALRKEATGVPYCWNADVIATAKRDLNPGDQLDGEGGYTVWGKLLPAKKSHSMGGLPLGLAHQIKVIRPVKKGQSLCWDDVLIDKTTDAYKIRMEMEQSFKGAILS from the coding sequence ATGAGTCTTTATCAACAACTACTCCAGCGTGCTGCTGAACAAAAACCGATTCGGATTGGACTAATTGGTGCCGGTAAATTTGGTTCGATGTATCTAGCCCAAATTCCTAGAACCCCTGGGGTGCAATTGGTCGCGGTGGCAGATTTGATGCCCGCGCTTGCTAAACAGAATTTATGTAACGTTGGCTGGGACGCAACTCAATTAGAGGCCTCATCAATTGATTCGGCGCTTCGTGAGCGTACATGCTATGTGACCGATGATTGGCAAGCGATTGTGCAGCACCCAGCGGTTGACGTTGTTGTGGAATGTACAGGTAATCCGATTGCAGCAGTTGAGCATTGTTTGCGGGCATTTTCAGAGGGTAAACACGTTGTGAATGTCACTGTGGAGGCAGATGCCTTTTGTGGACCCTTGTTAGCCAAAAAAGCGAGAGATGCGAACGTCATTTACTCCCTTGCTTTTGGCGATCAGCCGGCCTTAATCTGTGATCTGGTAGATTGGGCTCGCACCTGTGGCTTCCCAGTCGTGGCTGCTGGTAGAGGTCATCAGTGGTTGCCGCACTATGCGGATTCAACCCCAGAAACGGTCTGGAATTACTACGGTTTAACTACTGAACAGGCAAAACGGGGTGGTCTCAATCCCAAAATGTTTAATAGTTTTTTGGATGGTTCAAAACCTGCAATCGAATCCACTGCAGTCGCCAATGCGACGGGATTAGCTGTACCAAGTAACGGTCTTTTATACCCTCCAGCCAGTGTTGAAGATATTCCTGTCGTAACACGACCGATTTCAGAGGGTGGCCATTTAGAACGTAAAGGGATGGTTGAAGTGATCTCTTCTTTAGAAAAGGATGGCCGAAAAATACCCTATGACATTCGCATGGGGGTTTGGGTCACGGTTGAAGCAGAGACTGATTACATCAAGAATTGCTTTGAAGAGTACAAAGCCCATACCGATCCAAGTGGACGATATTTCACGCTGTATAAGCGCTGGCATTTAATCGGACTAGAGGTTGGTTTGTCGGTAGCCAGCGTTGCTCTCCGTAAAGAAGCAACCGGGGTGCCCTATTGTTGGAATGCCGATGTCATCGCAACCGCCAAGCGCGACCTAAATCCGGGTGATCAATTAGATGGTGAGGGTGGGTATACCGTTTGGGGGAAATTACTACCCGCTAAGAAATCGCATTCCATGGGCGGATTGCCTTTGGGCTTAGCGCATCAGATTAAAGTCATCAGACCGGTGAAAAAAGGACAAAGTCTTTGTTGGGATGATGTACTAATCGATAAAACCACCGATGCTTACAAAATTCGTATGGAAATGGAGCAATCGTTTAAGGGAGCGATTCTCTCTTAA
- a CDS encoding HAD family hydrolase: protein MGTPVFEGVFFDLDGTLADTAPDLVAAANRLLIANQRPPMAYEVLRPMASAGARGLIQKSFGIDPDHPEFIALRDRFLHFYEEALLVHSKLYEGMEALLQELDEQKIPWGIVTNKQQRFTQPLTEQMGLLKRAHCVVSGDTTPHSKPHPEPILHAARLAKVDPKRAIYIGDDIRDIVSGKAAGMQTAAALYGYCGCEEPPHAWGADYLIHRPQDLRQILFAN from the coding sequence ATGGGCACGCCAGTATTTGAGGGGGTCTTTTTTGATCTCGATGGCACGCTCGCGGATACCGCACCAGATTTAGTTGCAGCAGCCAATCGTCTGCTGATTGCCAATCAGCGTCCGCCCATGGCCTATGAGGTCCTCCGACCCATGGCATCCGCTGGAGCGCGGGGACTAATCCAGAAAAGTTTTGGAATTGATCCCGATCATCCTGAGTTCATTGCCTTGCGCGATCGCTTCTTACACTTTTACGAGGAAGCGCTCTTGGTTCACAGCAAACTGTATGAGGGCATGGAAGCGCTTTTACAAGAACTTGATGAGCAAAAAATTCCTTGGGGTATTGTCACCAATAAACAACAACGATTCACCCAACCGCTCACGGAGCAAATGGGCTTACTAAAAAGAGCCCATTGCGTGGTCTCAGGCGATACCACGCCCCACTCCAAGCCCCATCCAGAACCGATTTTGCACGCCGCTCGCTTGGCTAAGGTCGATCCAAAGAGAGCCATTTATATTGGTGATGATATTCGTGACATTGTGTCTGGTAAGGCTGCTGGGATGCAGACAGCAGCCGCTCTCTATGGCTATTGTGGGTGCGAAGAGCCGCCGCACGCCTGGGGTGCAGACTACCTGATTCATCGCCCACAGGATCTGCGCCAAATTCTGTTTGCCAATTAG
- the ubiG gene encoding bifunctional 2-polyprenyl-6-hydroxyphenol methylase/3-demethylubiquinol 3-O-methyltransferase UbiG: MSNVDQGEIDKFSALAHRWWDPTSEFKPLHAINPLRLDWIKSITSLEGKQVLDVGCGGGILAESLSKSGATVTGIDLSTKALKVAELHQLESGTTVRYRSISAEDLAKEEPHSYDVVTCMEMLEHVPDPASVVQACANLCKPGGHLFFSTLNRNPKSYLFAIIGAEYILQLLPKGTHQYGKFIKPSELAQFTRTAGLEVLQLKGMTYNPITQIYRLGSDTDVNYMMATRKPQ; encoded by the coding sequence ATGAGCAATGTTGACCAAGGTGAGATTGATAAATTTAGCGCCTTAGCGCATCGCTGGTGGGATCCGACCAGTGAATTCAAACCTTTGCATGCGATTAACCCCTTGCGACTTGATTGGATTAAATCGATCACCAGTTTAGAAGGCAAACAAGTTCTCGATGTCGGATGTGGTGGCGGTATTCTGGCTGAATCGCTCTCCAAGTCAGGGGCAACAGTAACTGGTATTGATTTATCGACCAAAGCGCTCAAGGTCGCTGAATTGCACCAATTAGAAAGCGGTACTACCGTGCGATATCGCTCGATTTCAGCGGAGGATTTAGCAAAAGAAGAGCCCCATTCATATGACGTGGTCACCTGCATGGAAATGCTTGAGCATGTACCCGATCCAGCCTCCGTGGTGCAAGCGTGTGCAAATCTCTGTAAACCTGGTGGGCATCTCTTCTTTTCTACCCTCAATCGCAATCCAAAATCCTACCTCTTTGCAATCATTGGCGCGGAGTATATTTTGCAACTCCTCCCCAAAGGCACTCATCAGTATGGGAAATTTATTAAGCCATCTGAACTGGCACAATTTACTCGGACTGCCGGCCTAGAGGTATTGCAACTCAAGGGTATGACCTATAACCCCATCACACAAATTTATCGCTTGGGTAGCGATACGGATGTGAATTACATGATGGCAACCCGCAAGCCTCAATAA
- the ompA gene encoding outer membrane protein OmpA, protein MNKTLKLMLAAVITISAGSVMAQPKNVDNWVNSTGTPWRNGDGTLCWRDASWTPATAAPNCDGWLAPKPAAAPAKPAPSKVTQKKITLQADTLFDFDKSTLKAEGVATLNKLAQDIKKMKLEVVIVVGYTDSVGTDAYNIALGQRRANAVKAFLTNAGEVDPTRVYTESKGKADPVASNATAEGRAKNRRAVIEVVGTQAVK, encoded by the coding sequence ATGAACAAAACCCTAAAACTGATGCTTGCTGCAGTGATTACGATTTCTGCCGGTTCAGTCATGGCCCAGCCAAAGAATGTTGATAACTGGGTAAACTCCACCGGCACTCCATGGAGAAACGGTGACGGTACACTCTGCTGGCGTGACGCTAGCTGGACCCCAGCAACCGCCGCTCCAAATTGCGACGGCTGGCTCGCCCCTAAGCCTGCTGCTGCTCCTGCAAAACCAGCTCCAAGTAAAGTAACTCAGAAGAAAATCACTTTACAAGCCGATACTTTGTTTGACTTTGATAAGTCGACTCTCAAGGCGGAAGGTGTTGCAACCCTGAACAAACTCGCTCAAGACATCAAAAAGATGAAGCTTGAGGTGGTCATCGTTGTTGGTTACACGGACAGTGTTGGTACTGATGCTTATAACATTGCCCTCGGTCAGCGTCGTGCCAATGCTGTTAAAGCGTTTTTGACCAATGCTGGAGAGGTTGATCCAACCCGCGTTTACACCGAAAGTAAAGGTAAAGCTGATCCAGTCGCTAGCAATGCAACTGCTGAAGGCCGTGCCAAGAACCGTCGTGCTGTAATCGAAGTAGTTGGTACACAAGCTGTTAAGTAA
- the gyrA gene encoding DNA gyrase subunit A, producing the protein MEQAAKETLPISLEDEMRRSYLDYAMSVIVGRALPDVRDGLKPVHRRVLYAMYELNNDWNRAFKKSARIVGDVIGKYHPHGDTAVYDTIVRMAQDFSLRYMLVDGQGNFGSVDGDNAAAMRYTEIRLRKIAHELLADLDKETVDFGPNYDGSEKEPLILPAKVPNLLINGSSGIAVGMATNIPPHNLDEVIKACLHVLHQPDCTIDELIEIIPAPDFPTAGIIYGVQGVREGYRTGRGRVVMRAKTHFEDMDKGQRQAIIVDELPYQVNKKNLLERIAELVNEKKIEGISDLRDESDKSGMRVVIELKRGEVPEVVLNNLYKSTQLQDNFGMNMVALVDNQPRLLNLKQMLEYFLAHRREVITRRTIFELRKARERGHVLEGLAVALANIDRFIAIIKAAANPVVAKQELMAQAWDSSLVREMLARAEGEAPGGRNAFRPEGLLPEYGMQDSGLYRLSDDQAQEILQMRLQRLTGLEQDKIVNEYKEVMDQIADLLDLLAKPERVTKVIETELLEVKAEFGSEGSDSGRRSYIEMNATELFTEDLITPTDMVVTLSHAGYMKSQPLSEYRAQKRGGRGKQAAATKDEDWIDTLFVANTHDTILCFSDRGRMYWLKVWEVPQGSRTSRGKPIINMFPLVEGEKITVILPIQGYQEDHYVFMATRRGTVKKTRLSDFSNPRKAGIIAVDLDEGDFLVGAAITDGKHDVMLFSDAGKAVRFDENDVRPMGRTARGVRGMNLSDGQEVIAMLVAPAEVAEGSVEAVEDAAAPNSVLTATANGYGKRTPIAEYTRHGRGTKGMIAIQTSERNGKVVAAALVSPEDQIMLITTGGVLVRTRVSEIREMGRATQGVTLINVDEGTHLSGLQRIAESDSDEEGDDVGDEQGNSESDTAPDA; encoded by the coding sequence ATGGAACAAGCCGCTAAAGAAACTCTCCCGATATCCCTAGAAGACGAAATGCGGCGGTCCTATTTGGACTACGCCATGAGCGTAATCGTCGGCCGAGCCTTGCCAGACGTACGGGATGGCTTAAAACCCGTACACCGCCGGGTTTTGTACGCCATGTATGAATTAAACAACGATTGGAATCGGGCTTTTAAGAAATCGGCCCGTATCGTGGGTGACGTGATTGGTAAATACCATCCCCATGGCGATACCGCGGTCTATGACACGATTGTCCGCATGGCCCAGGATTTCTCGTTGCGCTATATGTTGGTCGATGGTCAGGGTAACTTCGGATCGGTCGATGGCGATAATGCCGCTGCGATGCGTTATACCGAAATTCGTCTTCGTAAGATCGCCCATGAGCTATTAGCGGATCTGGATAAAGAAACCGTTGATTTTGGCCCTAACTATGATGGCAGCGAAAAAGAACCTCTTATCCTGCCTGCAAAAGTTCCTAACCTACTCATTAACGGCTCCTCTGGTATTGCGGTGGGGATGGCCACCAATATTCCTCCCCATAATTTGGATGAGGTGATCAAGGCCTGTCTGCATGTCTTGCATCAGCCGGATTGCACGATCGATGAGCTCATTGAGATCATTCCGGCGCCTGATTTCCCAACTGCCGGAATTATTTATGGCGTTCAGGGAGTTCGTGAGGGGTATCGTACTGGGCGTGGCCGAGTTGTGATGCGCGCCAAGACCCATTTTGAGGATATGGACAAAGGCCAGCGTCAAGCCATTATTGTGGACGAGTTACCTTATCAGGTGAACAAGAAAAACCTGCTTGAGCGCATTGCCGAGTTGGTCAATGAGAAAAAAATTGAGGGCATCTCGGATTTGCGCGATGAGTCTGACAAGTCGGGAATGCGAGTCGTGATTGAGCTCAAGCGCGGTGAGGTGCCCGAAGTCGTTCTCAATAATTTATACAAGAGTACTCAGCTTCAAGATAACTTCGGTATGAATATGGTCGCCTTGGTCGACAATCAGCCAAGGCTCCTTAACCTCAAGCAAATGCTCGAGTATTTCTTAGCGCATCGACGTGAGGTGATTACTCGGCGCACCATTTTCGAGTTACGTAAAGCCCGCGAACGGGGTCATGTGCTTGAGGGTTTAGCGGTTGCCCTTGCCAATATCGATCGATTCATTGCCATCATCAAGGCAGCCGCTAATCCAGTAGTTGCCAAACAGGAGTTAATGGCGCAGGCCTGGGACTCTTCGTTAGTGCGTGAGATGCTGGCCCGTGCTGAGGGCGAGGCTCCCGGTGGTCGCAATGCCTTCCGGCCCGAGGGCCTCTTGCCAGAATATGGCATGCAAGATAGCGGACTATATCGTTTGTCGGATGATCAAGCCCAAGAAATTCTGCAAATGCGCTTGCAGCGCTTAACTGGTCTTGAACAAGACAAGATCGTGAATGAGTACAAAGAGGTGATGGATCAGATTGCTGATTTATTGGATCTGCTCGCAAAGCCTGAGCGCGTCACCAAAGTCATTGAAACTGAGTTACTTGAGGTGAAGGCAGAGTTTGGTTCAGAAGGTAGCGACTCGGGTCGTCGTTCTTATATTGAAATGAACGCCACAGAGCTGTTTACTGAAGATCTAATTACTCCAACCGATATGGTGGTCACGCTTTCGCACGCTGGATACATGAAGAGTCAGCCGTTAAGCGAATACCGGGCGCAAAAGCGTGGGGGTCGAGGTAAGCAAGCTGCGGCTACTAAAGATGAGGACTGGATCGATACTCTGTTTGTCGCCAATACCCACGATACGATTTTGTGTTTCTCTGACCGAGGTCGGATGTATTGGTTAAAAGTTTGGGAGGTTCCCCAAGGAAGTCGGACTTCGCGCGGTAAGCCAATTATCAACATGTTCCCACTGGTTGAGGGTGAAAAGATTACAGTGATTCTGCCGATTCAGGGCTATCAAGAGGATCACTATGTATTTATGGCAACTCGTCGAGGCACCGTAAAGAAAACCCGTTTATCGGATTTTTCGAATCCTCGTAAGGCCGGAATCATTGCGGTTGACTTGGATGAAGGCGACTTTTTGGTTGGAGCAGCCATTACAGACGGTAAGCATGATGTGATGTTGTTCTCCGATGCAGGCAAGGCTGTTCGTTTTGATGAGAATGACGTACGACCCATGGGTCGTACCGCGCGTGGTGTCCGCGGCATGAATTTGTCGGATGGGCAAGAAGTGATTGCGATGCTAGTCGCTCCTGCCGAAGTTGCAGAGGGGTCAGTGGAAGCAGTTGAAGATGCCGCAGCACCAAATAGTGTGTTAACTGCGACCGCGAATGGTTACGGTAAGCGCACCCCGATTGCCGAGTACACCCGGCATGGGCGCGGCACGAAGGGCATGATTGCGATTCAGACCAGCGAGCGCAATGGTAAGGTAGTTGCGGCTGCTCTGGTTTCCCCAGAAGACCAAATTATGTTGATTACTACTGGTGGAGTACTCGTTCGTACTCGGGTTTCTGAGATTCGGGAGATGGGTCGCGCCACACAAGGCGTCACTCTAATTAATGTCGATGAGGGAACCCATTTATCCGGATTGCAGCGCATCGCAGAGAGTGATTCGGATGAGGAGGGCGACGACGTAGGCGATGAGCAAGGTAACAGCGAATCCGACACAGCGCCTGATGCCTAA
- the serC gene encoding 3-phosphoserine/phosphohydroxythreonine transaminase, translated as MSFDRRIYNFAAGPATLPSEVLEQARDELLNWQGLGASVMEISHRSKEFMAVYEKTLADLRELMRIPNDYEILLLQGGGIGQNAAIPMNLMPLAKKPKADFVVTGIWSEKSVKEAQKYGEAHIAASSQAQGFRSIPDQRTWTLSEDAAYVHICANETIGGVEFSGFPKLGKTPLVADISSNILSKAMNVSECGVLFAGAQKNIGPAGVTIVIVRKDLMGHAMSITPSIWDWAKEAANQSMFNTPPTFPIYVSGLVFEWIKRQGGVEEMERRSQLKSNMLYELIDGSSLYENRVDPICRSRTNVTFFLKDEGLNAEFLEQSSAAGLAALRGHKAAGGMRASIYNAMPIAGVETLVEFMREFERRA; from the coding sequence ATGAGTTTTGACCGCCGCATTTATAACTTCGCAGCGGGCCCAGCAACCTTGCCAAGTGAGGTTTTGGAACAAGCGCGCGATGAACTGTTGAATTGGCAGGGCCTCGGTGCCAGTGTGATGGAAATCAGTCACCGCAGCAAAGAGTTTATGGCGGTCTATGAAAAAACCTTAGCCGATCTTCGCGAGCTTATGCGCATTCCAAACGATTACGAAATCTTGCTCTTGCAAGGTGGGGGAATTGGTCAAAATGCGGCGATTCCGATGAACCTGATGCCCTTAGCCAAGAAACCCAAGGCAGATTTTGTGGTGACCGGGATTTGGTCTGAGAAATCAGTCAAGGAAGCGCAAAAATATGGGGAAGCTCACATCGCTGCGAGTTCCCAGGCGCAGGGGTTTCGGTCGATTCCAGATCAAAGAACATGGACCTTGTCCGAAGATGCGGCCTATGTGCATATCTGTGCTAATGAGACGATTGGCGGCGTTGAGTTCTCTGGGTTTCCAAAGCTTGGCAAGACCCCATTGGTTGCTGATATCTCGAGCAATATTCTTTCAAAAGCGATGAATGTGAGCGAGTGTGGCGTACTTTTCGCTGGCGCACAGAAGAATATTGGTCCCGCGGGGGTCACCATTGTGATTGTGCGCAAGGACTTGATGGGGCATGCGATGTCTATTACCCCCTCAATCTGGGATTGGGCCAAGGAGGCGGCTAATCAATCGATGTTCAATACTCCACCCACTTTCCCAATTTATGTTTCGGGCTTAGTATTTGAATGGATCAAGCGGCAAGGTGGGGTAGAAGAGATGGAGCGCCGTAGTCAATTGAAATCAAACATGCTCTATGAGTTGATTGATGGAAGCTCCTTGTATGAAAATCGCGTGGATCCAATATGTCGCTCGAGAACAAACGTCACATTTTTTCTGAAAGATGAAGGTTTAAATGCAGAGTTTTTGGAACAATCCAGTGCTGCAGGTTTGGCAGCCCTCCGAGGTCATAAGGCTGCAGGAGGGATGCGCGCTAGTATTTACAATGCCATGCCAATTGCTGGCGTTGAGACTTTGGTGGAGTTCATGCGTGAGTTCGAAAGGCGTGCCTAA
- the pheA gene encoding prephenate dehydratase — MSNDDQRLAPLRAQIDAIDQELLELLSKRAKAAQAVGHIKNESSAPIFRPERESQVIQNVLQKNPGPLLPDGLAAIWREIMSACRALESKQTIAYLGPTGTFSEQAAHEFFGQSIDGLPCASLDEVFKAVEKGVATFGVVPVENSSEGAVSRTLDLLLESPLQISGEIVLPIRHHLLTKHGSLDGVKTVCAHAQALAQCQQWLSMHAPQLHRQAVSSNAEAARMASQDPSIAAIAGEPAQLAYGLQIVSAQIQDDPNNRTRFVVIGQYACQPCGHDQTSLVLSVANQPGAVHHLLGPLAKHGVSMTRFESRPARNGSWEYHFYIDIDGHASNGKVATAIAELKMIAAFYKNLGSYPRAKN; from the coding sequence ATGTCAAATGATGATCAGCGCTTAGCTCCGCTACGTGCCCAGATTGATGCGATCGATCAAGAGCTTTTGGAGCTTTTATCGAAGCGCGCAAAGGCGGCCCAAGCGGTTGGTCATATTAAAAATGAGTCATCAGCCCCTATTTTTCGTCCTGAGCGAGAGAGCCAGGTAATCCAGAATGTTTTACAAAAGAATCCTGGCCCGTTGCTGCCAGATGGTCTTGCTGCGATCTGGCGCGAGATCATGTCAGCATGTCGTGCACTTGAATCCAAGCAAACTATCGCTTATTTGGGTCCAACCGGTACCTTCTCGGAACAGGCGGCGCATGAATTTTTTGGGCAGTCGATTGACGGCTTGCCATGTGCGAGTTTGGATGAGGTGTTTAAGGCGGTTGAAAAAGGGGTCGCTACTTTTGGGGTAGTGCCTGTTGAGAACTCCAGTGAAGGAGCTGTTTCGCGTACCTTGGATTTATTGCTAGAAAGTCCATTGCAAATTAGTGGTGAGATAGTCTTGCCCATTCGGCATCACCTCTTAACCAAGCATGGAAGTTTGGATGGTGTAAAAACAGTTTGCGCTCATGCTCAGGCCTTGGCTCAATGCCAACAATGGTTAAGCATGCATGCGCCTCAATTGCATCGGCAGGCTGTTAGTAGTAATGCCGAGGCTGCACGGATGGCCAGTCAAGATCCAAGTATTGCCGCGATTGCTGGTGAGCCGGCTCAATTGGCTTATGGTTTGCAAATTGTTTCAGCGCAGATTCAAGATGATCCAAACAATCGTACACGGTTTGTCGTGATCGGCCAATATGCATGTCAACCATGCGGTCATGATCAGACATCTTTGGTGCTATCGGTCGCCAATCAACCTGGAGCCGTTCATCATTTGTTAGGTCCATTAGCAAAACATGGAGTGTCCATGACGCGGTTTGAATCACGACCAGCCCGCAATGGGTCTTGGGAATACCATTTTTATATCGATATTGATGGGCATGCGAGTAATGGCAAAGTAGCCACGGCAATTGCTGAGTTAAAAATGATTGCTGCCTTTTATAAAAACCTGGGCTCCTATCCGCGCGCTAAAAATTAA
- the hisC gene encoding histidinol-phosphate transaminase: MTKKIGLDHVHEIAPYVGGRPISEVAREFGLEESAIVKLASNENPLGMPTSAKEAMLRAANDLGRYPDSNGFELKRVLSKRLGVPEDWITLGNGSNDILELTARAVAHTGDAVVFSKHAFAVYPLATQAIGAKAVEVAADASYGHDLPAMLQTIRSLGETAKLVFVANPNNPTGSYLQPKAIEAFISAMPAHVVVVLDEAYNEYLAPEQRYDAIAWVKKYPNLVVSRSFSKAYGLAGLRIGYGIAQPHLTDLLNRIRQPFNVNSLAQAAAIAALGDEAFLQRGYELNRAGYQQLIQAFEQMGLTYLPSSGNFVLVRVGDDDEAGARVNRELLKRGVIVRPVGNYGLPQWLRISIGLPEENTICIQALGAILSKPQGTA; the protein is encoded by the coding sequence ATGACCAAAAAAATTGGCTTAGATCATGTGCATGAAATTGCACCCTATGTTGGTGGTAGACCCATCAGCGAAGTGGCGCGGGAGTTTGGCTTAGAAGAAAGCGCGATCGTGAAGTTGGCCTCCAATGAAAATCCATTGGGTATGCCAACGTCGGCTAAGGAAGCAATGTTGCGGGCCGCCAATGATCTAGGCCGCTATCCAGATTCCAATGGTTTTGAGCTTAAGCGCGTTTTATCCAAGCGGCTGGGGGTTCCAGAAGACTGGATTACCTTGGGAAATGGTAGCAATGATATTTTGGAGCTTACCGCTAGAGCGGTAGCACACACTGGTGATGCTGTCGTATTTTCTAAACACGCGTTTGCAGTTTACCCTTTGGCAACGCAAGCGATTGGCGCAAAAGCAGTGGAGGTTGCTGCTGATGCAAGTTACGGGCATGATCTGCCGGCCATGCTGCAGACCATTCGATCACTCGGGGAGACTGCCAAGTTGGTATTTGTAGCGAACCCAAATAATCCAACCGGTAGTTACTTGCAGCCAAAAGCGATTGAAGCATTTATATCTGCGATGCCTGCGCATGTCGTGGTGGTGTTAGATGAGGCATATAACGAGTACCTTGCCCCAGAGCAGCGCTACGACGCGATTGCTTGGGTAAAAAAATATCCTAATTTAGTAGTCTCACGCAGCTTTTCAAAAGCCTACGGATTAGCAGGGTTACGTATTGGATATGGTATCGCGCAACCCCATTTAACTGATTTATTAAACCGGATTCGACAGCCATTTAATGTGAATAGTTTGGCGCAAGCCGCTGCTATTGCAGCTCTAGGTGACGAAGCATTTTTACAGCGAGGCTATGAACTAAATCGAGCCGGTTATCAACAATTGATACAGGCATTTGAGCAAATGGGCTTAACCTATCTGCCCTCATCTGGAAATTTTGTTTTAGTGAGGGTGGGCGATGATGACGAAGCGGGTGCACGCGTCAACCGTGAGCTATTAAAGAGGGGTGTGATTGTACGACCCGTTGGTAATTATGGGCTACCTCAGTGGCTCAGAATCTCGATTGGTTTACCAGAAGAGAATACTATTTGCATTCAAGCGCTTGGCGCCATTTTAAGTAAGCCACAGGGTACTGCATGA
- a CDS encoding prephenate dehydrogenase produces MSQNQFGTVAIVGVGLIGGSIGLALKKAGVVTEVIGVGRSESNLEEAKKLGAIDRIDDLVGASKKAQWIILCVPVAQMRACFQTIEPHLNPHTLITDAGSTKSDLIVAAKEVLGKKVCQFVPAHPIAGGAQHGVVAAKADLFQGKQTIICQLQENSAADVALVESFWQALGSRIKRISAIQHDAIYAAVSHLPHLLSYALMTSVLNSEDAEQKLGHAGAGFRDFTRIAASSPEMWRDICLANKSAILKELDQYLVIANALRDLIAKEDSQALEKVFLKASEARKRWEES; encoded by the coding sequence ATGAGCCAAAATCAGTTTGGAACAGTCGCCATTGTTGGCGTTGGTTTGATTGGTGGATCGATCGGCTTAGCGCTCAAAAAGGCAGGGGTCGTTACTGAAGTGATCGGCGTCGGTCGAAGTGAAAGCAATCTTGAAGAGGCCAAAAAATTAGGGGCGATTGATCGCATCGATGATCTTGTGGGCGCAAGTAAAAAAGCCCAGTGGATTATTTTGTGCGTGCCTGTTGCGCAAATGCGCGCATGTTTTCAAACGATTGAGCCACATCTCAATCCGCACACATTGATTACTGACGCCGGTAGTACTAAAAGTGATCTGATTGTGGCGGCTAAAGAGGTTTTGGGTAAGAAGGTCTGTCAATTTGTTCCGGCCCATCCCATTGCAGGTGGTGCGCAGCATGGTGTGGTGGCAGCGAAGGCCGATTTATTTCAGGGAAAACAAACCATTATTTGTCAGTTGCAAGAGAACTCGGCAGCAGATGTGGCTCTGGTTGAGAGTTTTTGGCAGGCATTGGGTTCGCGTATCAAAAGGATATCGGCGATTCAGCATGATGCAATCTACGCAGCGGTTTCGCATTTGCCTCATTTGCTGTCATACGCATTAATGACGAGCGTGCTGAACTCCGAAGATGCTGAGCAAAAGCTTGGCCACGCTGGGGCTGGATTTCGGGATTTCACGCGGATTGCCGCTTCGAGCCCTGAGATGTGGCGCGATATTTGCCTTGCTAATAAATCAGCGATTTTGAAAGAGCTAGACCAGTATCTCGTGATTGCAAATGCTCTTCGTGACCTGATTGCCAAGGAGGATTCGCAAGCGCTCGAGAAGGTTTTTCTGAAAGCCAGTGAAGCTCGCAAACGGTGGGAAGAGTCGTAA